Sequence from the Natronomonas marina genome:
GTCAGGGAGTTCTTCGAGGTCGGCGCGTCGGAACTCGATGCGACCGACCGCGGACTGGAGGCGCTCGTCCTCGAGCGGGTCGCACTCCTGGTCGTCGACCGATGAGCGGCCGCCGTCGCCCCGACGAATCGCCGGAGTAGACAACCGTTTCAGGCCCGGCCCGTTACCGGCCGTATGCAGCAGGGGAGCACCGATTCGGGGGTCGTCAGCGTCGAGGTGACGGACGGTCGCCGGGGGCGAGTCGAGACGGACGTTCACTACCGGGTCGCCGGCGAAGGGGCGCCGGTCGTGCTGTTGCACGGCATCGGCCTCGACGCGGCGGAAGTGTCGTGGCGGCACACGCTGCCGGCGCTGGCCGAGGAGTACCGCGTCTACGCGCCGGACTTCCCGGGCCACGGCGACAGCGACCGGCCGAGCGTCCGGTACACCCACGAGTTCTTCCTCGAGGTGCTGGAGTCGTTTCTCGCGTCGCTGGACATCGAGGGGGCGCCGCTCGTCGGGGCGTCGATGGGCGGCGGCGTCGCCCTGGGCTACGCCATCGAGCACGACGTCGAGCGGCTGGTGCTGGCGGACGGCTACGGGCTCGGGCGGGACGCCCCCTGGCGCCCGGCGGCGAGTACCTTCCTGCGGGTGCCGGGCGCCGCGAGCGGCCTGTGGCGGACCGTGGGCGCGACCCGCGCCTCGGTCCGGGCTCACCTGCAGGCGCTGACCGGCGGCGGCGGTCCGAGCGACGAGCACGTCGAGGACGTCTACGAGGCGATTCAGGACGCCTCCGTCGGGCGGGCGATGGCGAGCTGGCAGCGAAGCGAGTTCCGCTACGACGGGCTGCGGACCTGCTATCTGGACCGGCTCTCGGAGCTGTCGGCGCCGGCGCTCTTCGTCCACGGGACGGCGGACCCGCTGTTGCCGGCGTCGTGGTCCGAGCGGGCGGCAGCCAGAACGGGCGGAACGCTCGCGGCCTTCGAGGGCTGTGGGCACTGGCCCTCCAGGGAGACCCCCGAGCGGTTCAACCGGCGGGTCCGGTCGTTCCTCTAGGCGGACGAGTCGATGAGGACGACCGCTTCGCCGTCGATGATGCGGGTGTCGCCGCCGTCGACGACCGTCCGGAGCCGGTAGCGGTCGTCGCCGAGCGCCTCGACGATGGTGACCTCGGCGGTGACCCGGTCGCCGATGCGGACCGGCGCGCGGAACTCGAGGTCCTGCGAGAGGTAGACGACGTTGCCGGGGAACCGCGCCAGGGCGGCGCTGATGAGACCGGCAACCAGGGTCCCGTGGACGATTCGGCCCTCGAAGCGGGTCTCCTCGGCCCACTCCTCGTCGAGGTGGAGGGGGTTCGTGTCGCCGGAGGCGGCGGCGAAGCGGTCGACATCGTCCTCCGAGAGGGTCTTGCTGAACCGGACGGTGTCGCCGACGGTCGGCTCCCCGTCGACGTGGACCTCGGAGGTCCACTCGGCGAGGTCCTCGCCGGGATCGATACGGTCCTCGGCGTCGGCGGCGGGTGGGGTCGCCTCGTCTGATCCGTCGGCCGGCGGGCTGAACGCCTCGATTGCCGCCCGGTTGGCCCGCATCGCGCTGTCGAACATCCGGGCCGACGTCTCCGACCACATCTCGAACACCGACGAGGGCGAACCGTGACTCATGTGCCCGAACTACAGGCCACCTCTACTAAAGGGTGCTGTTGTTACGGGGAGTGAGTGTCAACAGATGGTACTCTACGTCTTCATGTGGTTCCTATAGGAATGCTTATCTGTTTGGAGCCCCGACAGCGGACAACGATGACCGACGAGGACGACGACAGGGACGGGCTCATGTGGCCCCCGAACCTCCTGAAGAACATCCAAGACGTCTCGGAGACGGCGACTCGCCAACAGCAGGAGGCGCTCCAGCAGTTGCTGCTCGGCGCCGGCGCCGGCGGCGGGACCCCCGATCTCGGCGACCTCTCCGATCAGATGGGCGCCATGACACAGATGGCGACGTTCAAGACCCGCATCCAGAGCGGCGGACGAATCTCGATTCCCGACGCCGAGCGGGAGGCGCTGGACATCCAGGAGGGCGACATCGTCCAGACCGTCGTCGTGCCGGTCAAGCGGAACCGCGACGAGGACTGATCCTGACCGCCGGGGGTGGTACCGCCAGCGGTCCGTCAGTTACGGAAGTGCGAGGAGAAAGCCCCGTCGTTCAGGGCGGGGATGAATCCGACAGCCGATGACACAACCCACCGACGATAGCACGGCCTGATATTCCAACAAATTCTTAAAACAGCGCATACATTTACAGTTGTAATGGTCACGGTGACTGTCACCGCGAAGTTCCACAACCCATCCCTCTCACGGCGGAAAGAGTGGCAACACGCCACTCGCCTCTACCGTGATACCAAGCAGTTCTGCATCGATGGATGGGAGAACGGCGACTTTGACAAGTCCGTGACCACGGCCAGCATCGACAACAACCTCTACTCGGCTATCCAGAACCAAGCCATCCGAGAGGCGAAATCCGACCACAACAAGGACGGAGAGGTTCGCTACCGAGAGAGTCAACCGTTCGCCGTCAACAACCAGAATTGGGAACTTGAAACGACCGAGAACGGCACGGTCGTCGTTGGCTTCCCGTGTGTCTCCCAATGGTGGTACACCCCGATAGTCATTCGGGGAAGTTATTGAGGAAAACCGTCTTTTCGATGTAATGACTGGCCGTGAGAAAGAAGTTGTACGCCACCTGAGCGAGGAAGACCTGGATAGACTGCTCACGGAAACTGACGACGTGAAGCAACACGAACGGCTCGTGTTCATCAAACGGCTATACAAGGGAGCGACGCTCGCTGAAGCCGCTGATGACGTTGGGCGATCAGAGGGGACAGCTGACAACTGGGTCGAACGCTGGAATGAAGGAGGACTGGGCAAACTCACGCCGAACTTCGGGGGCGGCAGGCCCCCGAAGCTCGGCGAGGCCGAACAGCAGCGACTGATCGAGCGACTCCGTGAGGGCCAGCCCTGGAAAAAACAGGAGATTCAGCATCTCCTCAACGAGGAATTCAATATCGAGTATCATCCACACTATCTACCGACGTTTCTGGACAACCTCGGCCTCTCGTACGCTATTCCACGGACGAAACGTCCTGATCGACCAGACGACGCCGAAGGGATTCTCGACGAACGCGTCGAGTACGCGTTCGACGAGGATGCCGACGATCAGCCTCACAACAAACGAGAGAAAGATCAAGACGACGAAGACTGGGACCGTGACGAGGATATTCGAACAGATGGTGGCACAGTCATCGGGTTTTTCGACCTGTCACATCCACAGCCGTGGGACAATTCTCAGCGGATGTACACAGTTGATGACCCACACATCACCCGGCCGCTGGTGAAAATCGACACACCAGCGGCCGGGTTCTATGCACTCAACGGTGAGAGTGTACTGTCGTTTCCGCCGAACCAGGAGAAAGAACAGATCTGTGAGTGCTTCGAGACGATCCGCGAGCAGAATCCGCGTACCCGGATTCTGCTCGTTTTAGATAACTTCTCATCTCACATTTGCAAGTACACTCGCAAGCGTGCCCACGAACTAGGAATTGATCTCGTATTCCTTCCGGTTGGATCGCCGCATCTCAATCCAATCGAGCCAGTCTGGAAAAGTCTCAAGTGGGAGTCATCACCGCTGATTGTCGAAGATGAAGACGAGTACCGAACACTCCTTGACGATCTGTTCGAAGAACTGACCGAGCAACTGAGCTTCGCTGCATCGTGGATTGACAATCACCTCAGTGGATTCCTCAATAAGATCCGCTAATCACTATAGGGGTGTACGACGACATTTCCGACCCCGTAGACCGACTGGTTGAGGGGGACGCTAAGAAGACCCGACTACAAGTGTACCGTCGTGGCGAGGACTGGTACTGTACGTTCAATATCGAGTACGAGACGGAGCCGACTGGTGAGACGCCCATCGGTGTTGATATTGGCGAACGAGACATCCTCGCAGCGACGGCCTACGGTGAGGGTGAGTCGATGCTGGTGTCTGGTGGTGAGGCGAAGTACGTTCGACGCAAATATCGTTCCCTGCGCGATTCGCTACAGGAAGCGGGTGCGCTTCGCGCGCGCAACCGTGTGGGTGATAAAGAACAGCGTCGAATCACTGACTTGAACCACAAACTCTCCCGTCGCCTCATCACATTCGCGGAACAGTTCGAGAATCCGGTTATCAGGATGGAAGACCTCGAAGGTATCCGTGAGAACAGTTCGTGGTCGGGCGTTCACTCGTGGCATTTCCACCAACTCCAACAGTTCATCACGTACAAGGCCGAACGTGCTGGGATTCGCGTTGAGAAGGTTGATGCGTACCATACCAGTCAGGAGTGTTCGGAGTGCGGTTCGGTGGGGACGCGTGATGGCAACCACTTTTCGTGTTCGGAGTGTGGTCGTGGACGGCACGCCGACCTGAACGCTTCGGAGAATATCGCTCAACGGGAGGGTGAACCATGCACGGCCTAACACTTCGGGTGAGGCGAACCGTGCGGCCTCGCTGGTTGAATAGCCAGCCGTCGTTGACGCCCGCTGTATGCGGGGAGGAAGGCCCCATTGACAGGGCTGTACGCGCTGGAAAGCACACTGTTGGTCACAACTCGGTGGCGACCGTTGACGGCCCACGCGAAAGCGTACTTGAGGCCCGAGGACACGCGCAACCTGAATATCCCCTTCGGGGAATCCTCGCCCTTTAGGGCGGGGAGGATGTCAACGCACCGGGACCGAGGTGGAGTGAGGCCGAGACGGGTCGTAGCAGTCCGTGCGACGCCGTCCGAGACCGGCGCTTGCGAGCCGAGAACACCACATCCGCCCCGGCTTCGAGGTCGCCGGGAACGCCCGTTCGGGCTCAGAACGCGACGGCGGCCGCGAGGAGGCCGGTCGGCGCGTTCGTGACGTCGCCCACCAGCAGCAGCGTGAGCAGGACGGAGTTGTGCGTGCTGTGCAGCAGCCAGGGAACGACGAGGTTGCCGGTGTACTCGTAGA
This genomic interval carries:
- a CDS encoding alpha/beta fold hydrolase, whose translation is MQQGSTDSGVVSVEVTDGRRGRVETDVHYRVAGEGAPVVLLHGIGLDAAEVSWRHTLPALAEEYRVYAPDFPGHGDSDRPSVRYTHEFFLEVLESFLASLDIEGAPLVGASMGGGVALGYAIEHDVERLVLADGYGLGRDAPWRPAASTFLRVPGAASGLWRTVGATRASVRAHLQALTGGGGPSDEHVEDVYEAIQDASVGRAMASWQRSEFRYDGLRTCYLDRLSELSAPALFVHGTADPLLPASWSERAAARTGGTLAAFEGCGHWPSRETPERFNRRVRSFL
- a CDS encoding MaoC family dehydratase, which encodes MFDSAMRANRAAIEAFSPPADGSDEATPPAADAEDRIDPGEDLAEWTSEVHVDGEPTVGDTVRFSKTLSEDDVDRFAAASGDTNPLHLDEEWAEETRFEGRIVHGTLVAGLISAALARFPGNVVYLSQDLEFRAPVRIGDRVTAEVTIVEALGDDRYRLRTVVDGGDTRIIDGEAVVLIDSSA
- a CDS encoding AbrB/MazE/SpoVT family DNA-binding domain-containing protein; its protein translation is MTDEDDDRDGLMWPPNLLKNIQDVSETATRQQQEALQQLLLGAGAGGGTPDLGDLSDQMGAMTQMATFKTRIQSGGRISIPDAEREALDIQEGDIVQTVVVPVKRNRDED
- a CDS encoding IS630 family transposase — protein: MTGREKEVVRHLSEEDLDRLLTETDDVKQHERLVFIKRLYKGATLAEAADDVGRSEGTADNWVERWNEGGLGKLTPNFGGGRPPKLGEAEQQRLIERLREGQPWKKQEIQHLLNEEFNIEYHPHYLPTFLDNLGLSYAIPRTKRPDRPDDAEGILDERVEYAFDEDADDQPHNKREKDQDDEDWDRDEDIRTDGGTVIGFFDLSHPQPWDNSQRMYTVDDPHITRPLVKIDTPAAGFYALNGESVLSFPPNQEKEQICECFETIREQNPRTRILLVLDNFSSHICKYTRKRAHELGIDLVFLPVGSPHLNPIEPVWKSLKWESSPLIVEDEDEYRTLLDDLFEELTEQLSFAASWIDNHLSGFLNKIR